One genomic region from Mycoplasmopsis columbina encodes:
- a CDS encoding nuclease-related domain-containing protein — MSLEMKLGIIFGIIGMSILLISFFTSFFIQKYKKNKKNSVGFLFEEKIKANFKNLAKEEKYKFVEGGLFKYASNQHFDLDGILITNKVVFIIETKYYIGHLQGSCLSTEINLIKGKKETKFKNPFTQNLKHIQHFYRLLGFKVPVFSLLVLPENTTYDIDDLQDWSLIANENEIKDLIKDVLGDMHEELDIVLDTRKAIVQILNDHRTASLKDIKKFGKIINTKNDK, encoded by the coding sequence ATGAGTTTAGAAATGAAATTGGGAATTATTTTTGGGATTATTGGAATGAGTATTTTACTTATTTCTTTTTTCACTTCATTTTTTATTCAAAAATATAAAAAGAATAAGAAAAATTCAGTCGGCTTTCTTTTTGAAGAAAAAATTAAAGCTAATTTTAAAAATTTAGCTAAAGAAGAAAAATATAAATTTGTTGAAGGCGGTCTTTTTAAATATGCTAGTAATCAGCATTTTGATTTAGACGGAATATTAATTACTAACAAAGTAGTTTTTATTATTGAAACAAAATATTATATTGGCCATTTACAAGGAAGTTGCTTATCAACTGAAATAAATCTAATTAAAGGTAAAAAAGAAACTAAATTTAAAAATCCTTTTACACAAAATTTGAAGCATATTCAACACTTTTATAGACTTTTAGGTTTTAAAGTTCCGGTTTTTTCACTTTTAGTTCTGCCAGAAAATACAACATATGATATAGATGATTTACAAGATTGATCATTGATTGCAAACGAAAATGAAATAAAAGACTTAATTAAAGATGTTTTGGGCGATATGCATGAAGAATTAGATATTGTTTTAGATACTAGAAAAGCTATTGTTCAAATTCTAAATGATCATAGAACTGCATCACTAAAAGACATTAAAAAATTTGGGAAGATTATAAACACTAAAAATGACAAATAG
- a CDS encoding phosphoketolase family protein yields MSKTNFDSKKYLDKIHAWWRAANYLSVGQMYLKNNPLLQEPLKDEDIKIYPIGHWGTIPGQNLIYAHLNRVINKYDLNMFYIEGPGHGGQVMISNSYLDGSYTELFPEITQDLAGLNKMFKRFSFPGGTASHAAPETPGSIHEGGELGYALSHATGAILDNPDVIAATVIGDGEAETGPLMAGWYSSSFINPVNDGAVLPILHINGGKISNPTILARKTDKEIKQLLAGFGWEAIFVEADVFRPEAIHLSMAKAFDKAIEKIQRIQREARANSANHAKRPIWPALVVRTPKGWTCPHKIDDKVYEGSFRSHQVPLAVSSENTTKKADLVNWLESYKPRELFNQDGSFKAHYAEIAPKGNKRMAMNPITNGGINPKNLDLPNWEQFAIDFDKPGAIKAQDMVSAGTWFADVIKRNPTNFRIFGPDETKSNRLFDVLKTTNRQWLERVDYDLDENIGPAGRVIDSQLSEHQAEGFLEGYVLTGRHGMFASYESFLRVVDSMLTQHMKWVAKAKKVHWRNDYPSLNVIATSTAFQQDHNGYTHQDPGILGHLADKKPELIREYLPADSNTLLAVLDKAFKERDVINLIVASKQPREQWFSPREANILVKNGLKVISWASTCTLEEEPDLVVAAAGTEPTLEALAAISYLNEKFPTLKIRFVNVVDLLKLRHPSIDPRGLSNYEFDSIFTKDKPILFAFHGYEALIRDIFFLRNNHNLHIHGYRENGDITTSFDIRLMSEMDRFHMAQTAAKAVLGYDKAKSFVDKMQDKIDQHNAYIKEHGIDMDEVRYWTWKGLNK; encoded by the coding sequence ATGAGCAAAACAAACTTTGATTCAAAAAAATATTTAGACAAAATTCATGCTTGATGAAGAGCAGCTAATTATCTTTCAGTTGGACAAATGTATTTAAAAAACAATCCTCTTTTACAAGAACCCTTAAAAGATGAAGATATTAAAATTTATCCAATTGGTCACTGAGGAACTATTCCTGGACAAAATTTGATTTATGCACATTTAAATCGTGTGATAAATAAATATGATTTAAATATGTTCTATATTGAGGGACCTGGACACGGAGGTCAAGTTATGATTTCAAACTCATATCTTGATGGTTCATATACAGAGTTATTTCCCGAAATTACACAAGATTTAGCGGGATTAAACAAAATGTTTAAGCGCTTTTCATTTCCTGGAGGAACTGCTTCACATGCTGCGCCAGAAACACCAGGTTCAATTCATGAGGGTGGTGAATTAGGTTATGCGCTTTCACATGCTACTGGGGCAATTTTAGATAATCCAGATGTAATTGCTGCAACTGTAATTGGTGATGGAGAGGCTGAAACAGGACCATTAATGGCTGGATGGTATTCATCATCATTTATTAATCCTGTTAATGATGGTGCAGTTTTACCAATCTTACATATTAATGGTGGAAAAATTTCTAATCCAACAATTTTGGCAAGAAAAACTGATAAAGAGATTAAACAACTTTTAGCAGGTTTTGGTTGAGAAGCGATTTTTGTTGAAGCTGATGTTTTTAGACCAGAAGCAATTCATCTTTCAATGGCAAAAGCATTTGACAAAGCAATAGAAAAAATCCAAAGAATTCAAAGAGAAGCGAGAGCAAATTCTGCAAATCATGCAAAACGTCCTATTTGACCTGCATTAGTTGTTAGAACACCAAAAGGATGAACATGTCCTCATAAAATTGATGACAAAGTTTATGAAGGAAGTTTTAGATCTCATCAAGTTCCACTTGCTGTTTCATCAGAAAACACCACTAAAAAAGCTGATTTAGTAAATTGATTAGAATCATATAAACCAAGAGAATTATTTAATCAAGATGGATCATTTAAAGCTCATTACGCCGAAATTGCTCCAAAAGGCAATAAACGTATGGCAATGAATCCAATTACCAACGGTGGAATTAATCCAAAAAATTTAGATTTACCAAATTGAGAACAATTTGCTATAGACTTTGACAAACCTGGTGCAATTAAAGCTCAAGATATGGTTAGCGCAGGTACATGATTTGCAGATGTTATTAAAAGAAACCCTACTAATTTTAGAATTTTCGGACCTGATGAAACTAAATCAAACAGATTATTTGATGTTTTAAAAACAACAAATAGACAATGATTAGAAAGAGTTGACTATGATTTAGACGAAAACATTGGTCCAGCAGGAAGAGTAATAGATTCGCAATTATCTGAACATCAAGCTGAAGGATTTTTAGAAGGTTATGTTTTAACAGGCCGTCACGGAATGTTTGCTTCATATGAATCATTCTTGAGAGTTGTTGATTCAATGTTAACTCAACATATGAAATGAGTTGCAAAAGCTAAAAAAGTGCATTGAAGAAATGATTATCCTTCTTTAAATGTAATTGCAACTTCTACTGCTTTCCAACAAGATCACAATGGTTATACTCATCAAGATCCAGGTATTTTAGGTCATTTGGCAGATAAAAAACCAGAATTAATTAGAGAATACTTACCAGCAGATTCTAATACTTTACTTGCTGTTTTAGATAAAGCGTTTAAAGAAAGAGATGTAATTAATTTAATTGTTGCTTCAAAACAACCAAGAGAACAATGATTTAGTCCTAGAGAAGCTAATATTCTTGTTAAAAATGGTTTAAAAGTTATTTCATGAGCTTCAACATGTACTTTAGAAGAAGAACCAGATTTGGTTGTTGCAGCAGCAGGAACTGAACCAACTTTAGAAGCACTAGCTGCAATTTCATATTTAAATGAAAAATTCCCTACTCTTAAAATAAGATTTGTAAATGTTGTTGATTTATTAAAACTTCGTCATCCTTCAATTGATCCTCGTGGATTAAGTAACTATGAGTTTGATTCAATTTTTACCAAAGACAAACCAATTCTTTTTGCTTTCCACGGTTATGAAGCTTTAATTAGAGATATTTTCTTCTTAAGAAATAATCATAATTTACACATTCATGGTTATAGAGAAAACGGTGATATTACAACTTCATTCGATATTCGTTTAATGAGCGAAATGGATAGATTCCATATGGCTCAAACCGCAGCAAAAGCAGTTCTAGGTTATGATAAAGCTAAATCATTTGTTGATAAAATGCAAGATAAAATTGATCAACATAATGCATATATTAAAGAACATGGAATTGACATGGATGAAGTAAGATATTGAACTTGAAAAGGTTTAAACAAATAA
- a CDS encoding ankyrin repeat domain-containing protein, which produces MDISQIFLNACQKGQKAVILTFINKGGINLNKRDQDGNTPLIYAAYKGFKDVVKLLLEKEADPFIFNNKSISALHAAADGSNKEVIDLLIEAGLDVNLTDDEGKTPLMYSIMSKRTETAKHLLLKYNADTSIKDNSGHKALDYITTFGLKDLMQFVSQDLNEKDDFGNNPLHQAVFNNNLEIVKKLLENKLDIDALNDEDESALSIACLNNNLILAKILLDNGANPNLKLLDGCFALHFAANANNQYIVKELIEKGAEIDAQNDYGTTALMIAAQKGYNDVAAILIENGANVTITDNFQQNALYYATQGGFSEIVELIVAKM; this is translated from the coding sequence ATGGATATTAGTCAGATTTTTTTAAATGCTTGTCAAAAAGGGCAAAAAGCAGTAATTCTTACTTTTATCAATAAAGGTGGAATTAATTTAAATAAAAGAGATCAGGATGGCAATACTCCTTTAATTTATGCAGCTTATAAAGGATTTAAAGATGTAGTAAAGCTTTTACTTGAAAAAGAAGCTGATCCATTTATTTTTAACAATAAAAGTATAAGTGCCTTGCATGCTGCTGCTGATGGTTCAAATAAGGAAGTTATTGATCTTTTAATTGAAGCAGGGTTAGATGTCAATTTAACTGATGACGAAGGCAAAACACCATTAATGTATTCAATAATGTCAAAAAGAACAGAAACCGCTAAACATTTATTATTAAAATATAATGCCGATACTTCAATTAAGGACAATAGTGGGCACAAAGCTCTTGATTATATTACTACTTTTGGTTTAAAAGATTTAATGCAATTTGTTTCTCAAGATTTAAATGAAAAAGATGATTTTGGAAATAATCCACTTCATCAAGCAGTATTTAATAATAACTTGGAAATAGTTAAAAAATTATTAGAAAACAAATTAGATATTGACGCTTTAAATGATGAAGACGAAAGTGCTTTATCTATAGCATGTTTAAATAACAATTTGATTTTGGCAAAAATTCTTTTAGACAATGGCGCAAATCCAAATTTAAAATTACTTGATGGCTGTTTTGCTCTTCATTTTGCCGCTAATGCAAACAACCAATATATTGTCAAAGAGTTAATTGAAAAAGGAGCAGAAATTGATGCTCAAAATGATTATGGAACAACAGCTTTAATGATTGCTGCTCAAAAAGGTTATAATGATGTTGCTGCCATTTTAATTGAAAATGGAGCAAATGTAACAATAACTGATAACTTCCAACAAAACGCTCTATATTATGCAACACAAGGCGGCTTTAGTGAAATTGTTGAATTAATAGTTGCTAAAATGTAA
- a CDS encoding YgjP-like metallopeptidase domain-containing protein, with product MTNSDNFIGTIEIDGIPYHVYQKISKATDTFSVKIVKSVKSGYFYFVVIAPQKITIETFLKHDLANLALKVLDKPAPKPNLVNQMIFDYSFDKSLTKLSFLGIENEVQFYFQTKLNFMHHDPEKKKIIFYLKCKDDENTKIKKTVLKILNEKLFEFIKRIQDFYCQKFDLVVNETKIVHRIKSFWAENIVHHVNGNKQITIKYNINLVFLEPSIIETIIVHELAHNKHRNHSTAFKKECEFMMPNFKTENSKLLKYKINPHI from the coding sequence ATGACAAATAGTGATAATTTTATTGGAACAATAGAAATTGATGGCATACCTTATCACGTCTATCAAAAGATAAGCAAAGCAACAGATACTTTTTCAGTAAAAATTGTAAAATCAGTTAAAAGCGGATATTTCTATTTCGTAGTTATTGCACCACAAAAAATTACTATTGAAACTTTTTTAAAGCACGATTTAGCAAATTTAGCACTTAAAGTTTTGGATAAACCTGCTCCAAAACCAAATTTAGTTAATCAAATGATTTTTGATTATTCTTTTGACAAATCTCTTACTAAACTATCATTTTTGGGAATTGAAAATGAAGTACAATTCTATTTTCAAACTAAACTAAATTTTATGCATCATGACCCAGAAAAAAAGAAAATAATTTTCTATTTAAAGTGCAAAGATGATGAAAATACAAAAATTAAAAAAACTGTTTTAAAAATACTTAATGAAAAATTATTTGAATTTATAAAAAGAATTCAAGATTTTTATTGTCAAAAATTTGACTTGGTTGTTAACGAAACCAAAATTGTTCATCGAATAAAATCCTTTTGAGCCGAAAATATAGTGCATCACGTTAATGGAAATAAGCAAATAACTATTAAATATAATATTAATTTAGTTTTTTTAGAACCTTCGATCATTGAGACTATCATTGTTCATGAATTAGCACATAATAAACATCGAAATCATAGCACCGCTTTTAAAAAAGAATGTGAATTCATGATGCCTAATTTTAAAACTGAAAATTCAAAGCTTTTAAAATATAAAATTAATCCTCATATATAA
- the uvrB gene encoding excinuclease ABC subunit UvrB translates to MNKYELVSKYQPAGDQPQAIAELIANIENGEKFQVLKGITGSGKTFTIANVIKHFNRPVLVLSHNKTLASQLYSELKGFFPNNKVEYFVSYFDYYRPEYYHVASDSYSEKVSQTNAELDAMRMSSVNSVLTRNDTIVVASVSAIYGALNPQEYKDNFWDIHVGMQISRQEFLRKLVILQYQRNEVDQPLGSFSSKGDIVFIRPADDENYLIRIEFFGDEIDGIAIIHPTTKDILEKVKQRTIFPAQAYTVSKDIIQEACQKIYHEMVERVKYFESNNKLLEAQRIEERTKKDIDSLDQFGVCPGIENYALYMDRRNPGERPYTLLDYFKGKNPLVIIDESHMMLPQLAAMYRGDRARKETLVEFGFRLPSALDNRPLRFEEFEECFDFQTIYISATPAQYELDKTYGVITPLYIRPTGLLDPKIEVKPTKGQVEDIYDELQKQKTKGEKTLILTTTKRLAEELTRYFLQKNEKIAYIHSEHKTFERNNILRKLRSGIYDTVIGINLLREGIDLPEVSLIIVLDADKEGFLRSTSSLIQIAGRAARNANGRVIFYADKITKSMQETIEDNEYKRKIQIAYNEKHGIIPQTIQKPIPEPIQGSDQLINDIQLFLNAKDKKEKTSLSKEEILAELRKQMNQASKELDYERAIELRDMIFDLEAGN, encoded by the coding sequence ATGAATAAATATGAATTAGTTTCGAAATATCAACCAGCAGGAGATCAACCACAAGCTATTGCTGAGTTGATTGCAAATATAGAAAATGGTGAAAAATTCCAAGTTTTAAAAGGAATTACTGGGTCTGGTAAAACTTTTACAATTGCTAATGTTATAAAACATTTTAATAGACCGGTTTTAGTTCTTTCGCACAATAAAACTTTAGCTTCACAACTTTATAGTGAACTGAAAGGTTTTTTTCCTAATAACAAAGTTGAATATTTTGTTTCCTACTTCGATTACTATCGTCCTGAGTACTATCATGTTGCTAGCGATTCATACAGTGAAAAAGTTTCACAAACTAATGCAGAATTAGATGCAATGAGAATGTCGTCCGTCAATTCAGTTTTAACAAGAAATGACACTATTGTTGTTGCTTCAGTTTCAGCTATTTATGGTGCTTTAAATCCTCAAGAATATAAAGACAATTTTTGAGATATTCATGTTGGAATGCAAATTAGTAGACAAGAATTTTTGAGAAAACTTGTTATTTTACAATATCAAAGAAATGAAGTAGATCAACCTTTAGGATCTTTTAGTTCTAAAGGAGACATTGTTTTTATTAGACCGGCGGATGATGAAAATTATTTGATTAGAATTGAATTTTTTGGAGATGAAATTGATGGCATTGCAATCATTCATCCAACAACTAAAGATATTTTAGAAAAAGTTAAACAACGAACAATTTTTCCTGCTCAAGCTTATACTGTTTCAAAAGATATTATTCAAGAAGCATGTCAAAAAATTTATCATGAAATGGTTGAAAGAGTTAAATATTTTGAAAGTAATAACAAACTTCTTGAAGCACAAAGAATTGAAGAAAGAACAAAAAAAGATATTGACTCTTTAGATCAATTTGGAGTTTGTCCAGGAATTGAAAATTACGCTTTATATATGGATAGAAGAAATCCAGGCGAAAGACCTTACACCTTATTAGACTATTTTAAAGGTAAAAATCCACTTGTCATTATTGATGAATCTCACATGATGCTTCCACAGTTAGCTGCAATGTATCGTGGAGATAGAGCAAGAAAAGAAACACTCGTAGAATTTGGTTTTAGGTTACCTAGTGCTCTAGATAATAGACCATTACGTTTTGAAGAATTTGAAGAATGTTTTGATTTTCAAACTATCTATATTTCAGCAACACCAGCACAATATGAACTAGATAAAACTTATGGAGTAATTACACCTCTTTATATTCGTCCCACTGGTCTTTTAGATCCAAAAATTGAAGTTAAACCAACTAAAGGTCAAGTTGAAGACATCTATGATGAATTACAAAAGCAAAAAACAAAAGGCGAAAAAACTTTAATTTTAACTACCACAAAACGTTTAGCAGAAGAACTAACTCGTTATTTCTTACAAAAAAATGAAAAAATTGCCTACATTCATTCAGAACACAAAACATTTGAAAGAAATAATATTTTAAGAAAACTAAGAAGCGGTATTTATGATACAGTCATTGGAATTAACTTGCTAAGAGAAGGTATTGATTTACCCGAAGTAAGCTTAATTATAGTATTAGATGCAGATAAAGAAGGATTTTTAAGATCTACAAGCAGTTTAATTCAAATTGCTGGACGGGCAGCAAGAAATGCGAATGGAAGAGTAATTTTTTACGCTGATAAAATTACCAAAAGTATGCAAGAAACAATTGAAGACAACGAATACAAAAGAAAAATTCAAATTGCTTATAATGAAAAACACGGAATTATTCCGCAAACAATTCAAAAACCAATTCCCGAACCAATTCAGGGAAGTGATCAATTAATTAATGACATTCAATTATTTTTAAATGCCAAGGACAAAAAAGAAAAAACGTCACTCTCAAAAGAAGAAATTTTAGCTGAATTAAGAAAACAAATGAATCAGGCTTCAAAAGAACTAGATTATGAAAGAGCAATTGAATTAAGAGATATGATCTTTGATTTAGAAGCTGGAAACTAG
- a CDS encoding FMN-dependent NADH-azoreductase — translation MQEKKAIRVLSVNGSVNAESLSWAANLTLVDYLLENREKSHLKFLDLNDSPFAKKSLNAKNFQKFFSDGDSDEFIDLLKNTDVLIISSPMINFNYSSLVKNFLDAVCVADKTFSYKYAKQGGSIGLLDHLQVIIIGTQGAPKGWYEFGDHVRALEGTFNFLGAKQIDSLLIAGTKVEPLKSLTQKQILEQYKDQLLALANKVQ, via the coding sequence ATGCAAGAAAAAAAAGCAATAAGAGTTCTATCCGTTAATGGTTCTGTTAATGCAGAATCTTTATCATGAGCAGCAAATTTAACACTTGTTGATTATTTGTTGGAAAATAGAGAAAAATCACATTTAAAATTTCTTGATTTAAATGATTCGCCTTTTGCAAAAAAATCATTAAATGCAAAGAATTTTCAAAAATTTTTCTCAGATGGTGATTCTGATGAATTCATTGATTTATTAAAAAACACAGATGTTTTAATTATTTCATCACCAATGATTAATTTTAACTATTCTTCTTTAGTTAAAAACTTTTTAGATGCAGTGTGTGTAGCTGACAAAACTTTCTCATATAAATATGCAAAACAAGGCGGATCAATAGGATTATTAGATCACTTACAAGTTATCATTATTGGAACACAAGGTGCACCAAAAGGATGATATGAATTTGGGGATCATGTGCGTGCATTAGAAGGAACTTTTAACTTTTTAGGTGCAAAACAAATTGATTCATTACTGATTGCAGGTACAAAAGTAGAACCTCTAAAATCACTTACTCAAAAACAAATTTTAGAACAATATAAAGATCAATTATTAGCTTTAGCTAACAAAGTTCAATAA
- a CDS encoding ankyrin repeat domain-containing protein → MKIDNLLDSYAKNKIDEIHEQYKTLDITSTCSWTPNNTLVHIAALAADAKGLEILLQRDADINAKNTYGDGPIHLLLKNEERKSLDKIKECLEVLFNHGVSLIRKNSQGQTPLHIAAEKGMQECVELLCKKGAKVNVKDLNGNTPLNLVVSRYGVFSEKYNYDKVAKILINNEANINEKNDYGESPLEFALKYLSNSTLLAVLKGDSSLSIFDLIKMKNYQELTKFLKQGVDVNIFSDQDDNTFGISPLSYAINFFDYESAKILIENGADVNLTNSKGENCLSNIFRRENAMNFTFDTVENKYLEKILVILHENNFNFDAVLDEDGSTPLISACKFIPFATSYNSSSVPSVVLDYLLRKNINTNAVDYNGKSALMYLVEHGNEYQTEYLYALLEKNARLDLIDEQGNTALIYACKKTKNYLAFEYSQIITEFDNYLLNHVNNEQENALSIAVKNNNEKLVNLLISK, encoded by the coding sequence ATGAAAATTGATAATTTGTTAGATAGCTATGCAAAAAATAAAATTGATGAAATACATGAACAATATAAAACTTTAGATATTACATCAACATGTTCCTGAACACCAAATAATACATTAGTTCATATTGCAGCTTTAGCTGCAGATGCAAAAGGACTAGAAATATTACTACAACGAGACGCAGACATAAATGCAAAAAACACATATGGTGATGGCCCAATTCATTTACTTTTAAAAAATGAAGAAAGAAAATCACTAGATAAAATCAAAGAATGTTTAGAAGTTTTATTTAATCATGGGGTAAGTTTGATAAGAAAAAATTCACAAGGACAAACTCCATTGCACATTGCTGCTGAAAAAGGAATGCAAGAATGTGTTGAGTTGCTTTGTAAAAAAGGTGCAAAAGTCAACGTAAAAGATTTAAACGGAAATACTCCATTGAATTTAGTTGTTTCTAGATATGGAGTTTTTAGTGAAAAATATAATTATGATAAAGTTGCAAAGATTTTAATAAACAATGAAGCAAACATAAATGAGAAAAATGACTATGGTGAAAGTCCTTTAGAATTTGCTCTAAAATATTTATCAAATAGCACTTTATTAGCTGTTTTAAAGGGTGATTCGTCATTGAGCATTTTTGATTTAATTAAAATGAAAAATTATCAAGAATTAACAAAATTTTTAAAACAAGGAGTTGATGTAAATATTTTTTCTGATCAAGATGATAATACTTTTGGTATTTCGCCTTTAAGTTACGCAATTAATTTTTTTGATTATGAAAGCGCCAAAATTTTAATAGAAAATGGTGCAGATGTTAATTTGACGAATTCGAAAGGTGAAAATTGTTTAAGCAACATATTCAGAAGAGAAAATGCTATGAATTTTACTTTTGACACTGTTGAAAACAAATATTTGGAAAAAATTTTGGTTATTCTTCATGAAAATAATTTTAATTTTGATGCTGTATTAGATGAAGACGGAAGCACACCTTTAATTAGTGCATGCAAATTTATTCCTTTTGCAACATCATACAATTCATCAAGTGTTCCAAGTGTTGTTCTAGATTATTTACTAAGAAAAAATATAAATACTAATGCAGTTGATTATAATGGAAAAAGTGCTTTAATGTATTTGGTTGAACATGGGAATGAATATCAAACTGAATACTTGTATGCATTATTAGAAAAAAATGCACGATTGGATTTAATTGATGAACAAGGTAACACCGCGCTCATTTATGCATGTAAAAAAACGAAAAATTATCTTGCTTTTGAATATTCACAGATAATTACAGAATTTGATAATTATCTTCTTAATCATGTTAACAATGAACAAGAAAACGCATTGTCGATTGCAGTAAAAAATAATAATGAAAAATTAGTTAACTTACTAATTTCAAAATAG